The proteins below are encoded in one region of Helianthus annuus cultivar XRQ/B chromosome 2, HanXRQr2.0-SUNRISE, whole genome shotgun sequence:
- the LOC110902551 gene encoding uncharacterized protein LOC110902551 yields MGNGKAIKFWYDIWIGNTALKYRWPNLYSLEKSKLCSVFDQLRRVDNNLRFFPEWRKGISSVAEISEMQVSYLLVNVSFTGSDDTWNWKTDTRQPFSVADVKTLIKEGTEQPSNYKMKWETWVPGKVNLFVWRTEMERIPTKIVLRSRNIDMPDVTCVLCDVEDEDVMHLFTGCGFSFGVWSAVGNWCKIGPIFAFDFEDLLNLHHHIPANKRGKRTVKGIVMITCWAIWRARNAKVFQAKEPKVTEVVYSIKSWSYLWLKNRTRFCSILWKDWAINPLYML; encoded by the coding sequence ATGGGAAACGGGAAAGCTATTAAATTCTGGTATGATATTTGGATTGGGAACACAGCTCTGAAGTACCGGTGGCCGAACCTTTACAGTTTGGAGAAATCTAAACTCTGTTCTGTTTTTGATCAGCTGCGGAGGGTGGATAACAACCTGCGTTTCTTTCCGGAGTGGCGAAAAGGCATTTCTTCAGTAGCAGAGATCTCAGAGATGCAGGTATCTTATTTATTAGTTAATGTGTCGTTTACAGGTTCGGACGATACATGGAACTGGAAGACAGACACTCGACAACCCTTTTCTGTAGCTGATGTGAAAACGCTGATAAAGGAAGGCACAGAACAGCCGAGTAACTACAAGATGAAGTGGGAGACTTGGGTTCCAGGCAAGGTTAATTTATTTGTATGGCGAACTGAAATGGAGCGCATTCCTACAAAGATAGTACTTCGTAGTCGGAACATTGATATGCCAGATGTGACTTGCGTTTTATGTGATGTGGAGGACGAGGACGTGATGCATTTGTTTACTGGGTGTGGCTTTTCCTTTGGTGTTTGGTCTGCGGTAGGTAATTGGTGCAAGATAGGCCCTATTTTTGCTTTCGATTTTGAAGATTTGTTAAATCTGCATCATCATATTCCAGCTAACAAACGGGGGAAACGGACTGTCAAAGGGATTGTTATGATAACCTGCTGGGCTATATGGAGGGCTCGAAACGCCAAAGTTTTCCAAGCAAAAGAGCCGAAGGTTACGGAAGTCGTTTATTCTATTAAGTCTTGGTCGTATTTGTGGTTAAAAAACAGGACTAGGTTTTGTTCCATTCTGTGGAAAGATTGGGCGATTAATCCCTTGTATATGTTGTAA